GCCTTCATGTTCGGCATGGTGCAGCAGGGCATCGTCTACGCCGGCTGGAACCCGGACTGGTTCAAGGCCTTCCTCGGCGTGATGCTCCTCGGCGCCGTCCTCATCAATCTGTGGGTCCAGCGCACGGCGACCCGGAGGTGACCGCAATGACCAGCAACGAAACCGGCACCCACGGTGCCGTCCTGATGGACACCCCGCCCGAAGGGGACCGCCCCCTCGTCGAACTGCGCGGCGCCGGCAAGTCCTACGGCAACATCCGCGCCCTGCACGGCGTCGACCTGAAGGTCTTCCCCAACCAGGTCACCTGCGTCCTCGGCGACAACGGCGCCGGCAAGTCAACCCTCATCAAGATCGTCTCGGGTCTGCACCAGCACACCGAGGGCGAGTTCCTCGTCGACGGCGAACCGGTGCGCTTCTCCACCCCGCGCGAGGCGCTCGACAAGGGCATCGCCACGGTGTACCAGGACCTCGCCGTCGTCCCGCTGATGCCGGTGTGGCGCAACTTCTTCCTCGGCTCCGAGATGACCAAGGGCCCCTGGCCGGTCCGCCGTCTCGACATCGAGAGGATGAAGAAGACCGCCGACGAGGAACTGCGCAACATGGGCATCGTCCTCGACGACATGGAGCAGCCCATCGGCACGCTCTCCGGCGGCCAGCGCCAGTGCGTCGCGATCGCCCGCGCCGTCTACTTCGGCGCCCGCGTCCTCATCCTGGACGAGCCGACCGCCGCCCTCGGCGTCAAGCAGTCCGGTGTGGTGCTGAAGTACATCGCCGCCGCCCGCGAGAAGGGCCTCGGCGTCATCTTCATCACCCACAACCCGCACCACGCCTACATGGTCGGCGACCACTTCAGCGTGCTGCGCCTCGGCACCATGGAACTGTCCGCCTCCCGCAGCGAGGTCAGCCTCGAGGAGCTGACCAACCACATGGCCGGCGGCACCGAACTGGCCTCTCTCAAGCACGAGTTGGCCCAGGTTCGCGGCGTTGACGTCGAGGAGCTCCCCGAAGAGGGAGACCTCACCGCCCCCGTAGCCACGTCTTCGGAAGGAAAGTCCTGACATGGCCCTCGCACTCGACCGCATCCGGGTCGGCTCCGCCCCCGACTCCTGGGGCGTCTGGTTCCCCGACGACCCCCAGCAGGTGCCCTGGGAACGCTTCCTCGACGAGGTCACCGAAGCCGGCTACTCGTGGATCGAACTCGGCCCGTACGGCTACCTGCCGACCGACCCGGCCCGGCTCACCGACGAGGTGACCAAGCGGAACCTGAAGGTCTCCGCCGGCACGATCTTCTGCGGCCTGCACCGCGGCCCCTCCGAGTGGGACTCCACCTGGGAGCAGGTCAGCCGGGTCGCCGCCCTCACCCAGGCCATGGACGCGAAGCACCTGGTCGTCATCCCGTCCTTCTGGCGGGACGACAAGACCGCCGAGATCCTGGAGCCGCCGGAGCTCACCACCGAGCAGTGGCGCAACCTCACCACGGGCATGGAGCGCCTCGGCCGCGAGGTGAAGGACACGTACGGCCTGGACATCGTCGTCCACCCGCACGCCGACACCCACATCGACACCGAGGAGCACGTCGAGCAGTTCCTCGACTCCACCGACTCCGACGCGGTCAACCTCTGCCTGGACACCGGGCACTACGCCTACTGCGGCGGCGACAGCGTCAAGCTGATCGAGACGTACGGCGAGCGCATCGGCTATCTGCACCTCAAGCAGGTCGACCCGGACATCCTCGCCGACGTGGTCAAGAACGAGATGCCGTTCGGCCCCGCCGTGGCGCGCGGAGTCATGTGCGAACCGCCCGCCGGTGTACCCGAGTTGGGACCGGTCCTCACGGCCGCACAGAAGCTGGGCGTGGACCTGTTCGCCATCGTCGAGCAGGACATGTATCCCTGCGAGCCGGACAAGCCGCTGCCGATCGCGGTACGCACCCGCAAGTTCCTGAGGTCCTGCGGCGCCTGACGATCCGAAAGGACGGCCATGACTGAGCGCGCCACCCTGGGAGTCGCGGTCATCGGTACCGGAAGAATGGGCGCCGACCATGTGCGCCGCCTCCACGAAGTCACCAGCGGAGCACGGGTGGTGGCCGTCGCGGACGTCGACGCGGAGCGCGCGAAGGCCGTCGCCGCCCGCGTCGACGGATGCACCGCCCACACCGACCCGGCCGCCGCGCTGGCGGCCGCCGACGTCGACGCCGTCCTGATCGCCTCCCCGGGCCCGGCCCACGAGGCCACCCTGCTCGCGGCCTTCGAGCGCGACCTGCCCGTCCTGTGCGAGAAGCCGCTCACCCCCGACGCGGCCTCCGCCCTGCGCGTCCTCCAAGCCGAACTGCGCCTCGGCCACCGCCGGGTCCAGGTCGGCTTCATGCGCCGCTACGACCCCGAGTACGCGAAGCTGAGGGCCCTGCTGACGACGGGGCAGCTGGGCCGTCCGCTGATGCTGCACAACCGGCACCGCAACGTGGCCAGTCCACCCTTCTTCACCAGCTCCATGCTCATCAGCGACTCCGTCGCCCACGAGGCGGACGTGACCCGCTGGTTGCTGGACCACGAGATCACGGCGGTCACGGTGCTGCGCCCGGCCCCGTCCGCCAACGCCCCCGACGGGCTGCGCGATCCGCAGTTCGTCGTCTTCGAGACCGACGGCGGCGCCCTGTCCGACGTGGAGATCTTCGTCAACTGCGGCTTCGGCTACCAGGTGCAGGCGGAGGTGGTCTGCGAACGCGGCACCGCCCGCATCGGCGACGGCCACGCCCTGGTCACCAACATGGCCGGCCGCTGGGGCGGCACCATCGCCCAGGACTGGACCGAACGCTTCGAGACGGCCTACGACCGTCAGATCCAGACCTGGGTCGACGCCACCCGCCGCGGCGAGGTCACCGGCCCGAGCGTCTGGGACGGCTATGCCGCCGCCGCGGTGTGCGAGGCGGGGGTACGGGCGCTGGAGGACGGCGGCCGGGTCGAGGTCGAACTGGTCGAGAAGCCCGCGCTGTACGCGTGAACGCGCCGAGCAAGCCGGGCCGGTGCCCCGACCCGCTCGGCGTGTTCTCAGATCCTGGTACGGGGCCGGGGCTCGAACCCGGCCGCCCGGCAGCAGTCGTCGATGAGCGCCATCGTCGTCACCGCGTCGTCCGCGTCCAGCGGCAGCGCCGCACCGTCTCGCACCCGGGCGGCGAACGCCTCCAGCTGGTACGTGTACGACGAGCGGGTCCCGAGGTGTTCCGTGCGCTCGCCCTCGGGGATGCGCACCACGATCCGGTCGGCCATCTGGGGCAGCACGAAGTTCGGGGCCGTCGCCTCACCCCGGGAGTCGGTGATCCGGATGCTCATGTCCAGCCCCTCGTACGCCATGTGGCAGCGGGCCGAACCGGTAGCGCCGCCGGGGAACTCCAGGTCGGCGTCCAGCCACTCGTCGACCCCGGGCGCACCTGCACGCTCCCCGCCCCGCGCCCCGGCCAGGCGGGGAGGGCCGCCCGCCCCGGGGGCGAGCATCCTGGCGCCCGGGCGACATCGGACACCCTCCTCGGTGAGACCGTGTGCCCCACCGAGCAGCGTCCGGAGGAACACGTCACGAGGGCTGGCGGCTTCTCCCGTTCAGCACCAGGACGTGAAGGCGATTGACCCACTCCCTGAGCGACGCTCAGGTCCGCTGGTCAATCAGAGACGCTGTAGCAGCCCAGGATTAGCAGGGCGCCGTAGGCCAGCGACCCGTGTGGGGCCGCTGACCAGCGGGTTGTAGACGACGTCGACCTCGGGATCGGCCACCAGCTCGGCGTACGAACCCGCCACCCGCTCCACGCCGTGCTCGGTGGCGAACGCCTCGGCTCGGGCGCGGTCGCGGGCGGCCACCGCGACGAGGCGGTGGCCGGTCGCCCGGGCCGGGGCGATCAGGGACCGCTCGGTGATCCGCGCGGCTCCCAGCACTCCTATGCGCAGGAGTTCCCGGCCCTTCTCGCTCATGCCTGCCGTACCTCCTCGATCGTCACGGGACGGTGCTCGTGCAGCGACAGGGTGCACGCCTCGGCGATCCAGCCCGCCTCCAGGGCGTCCTCGATCGTGCAGGGGGAGGGGCGGGTGCCGGCGACGACCTCGGTGAACGCGGTCAGTTCGGCGCGGTAGGCCTCGGTGAAGCGGTCCATGAAGAAGTCGTGCGGGGTGCCCGCCGGGAAGGTCACGCCCGGCTCGACCGAGCGCAGCGGCAGCTTGTCCTCCAGGCCGACGGCGATGGAGTCCGTGAAGCCGTGGATCTCCATGCGGACGTCGTAACCGCGGGCGTTGTGGCGGGAGTTGGAGACCACCGCGATGGTGCCGTCGTCCAGGGTGAGGATCGCGCCGGTGGTGTCGGCGTCACCGGCCTCCTTGATGAAGTCGGCACCGCGGTTGCCGCCCACGGCGTACACCTCGGTCACCTCGCGGCCGGTCACCCAGCGGATGATGTCGAAGTCGTGCACCGAGCAGTCGCGGAAGATGCCGCCGGAGGCGGCGATGTACGCGGCGGGCGGCGGCGCCGGGTCGAGCGTGGTCGAGCGGACCGTGTGCAGCGTGCCGAGCTCGCCGCTCTGTACGGCGGCGCGGGCGTTGACGAACCCGGTGTCGAAGCGGCGGTTGTAGCCGATCTGGATCGGCACGTCCTTGCCCTGGACGGCCTTCAGCACCTCGACGCCCTCGCTCATGGTCTTGGCCACGGGCTTCTCGCAGAAGACGGGGATGCCGGCCTCGACCCCGGCCAGGATCAGCGCGGGATGGGCGTCCGTCGCGGCCGCGACGACGATGCCGTCCACGCCGGCGGCCAGCAGGGCCTCCGGCGAGTCCACGACCTCGGCGCCGAACCGCTCGGCGGCGGCCTTGGCGGCGTCCGCGAACGGGTCGGTGACCACGAGGGACTCGACGGCGTCGAGCCCGGACAGGGTCTCGGCGTGAAAGGCGCCGATGCGGCCGAGGCCGAGGATTCCGATACGCATGGGGGTGTTCGCTCCTAGAGTGCGGGTCTTGCAAAGGGGGAGGGGAGGGCTAGTCGAGTCCGCCCAGCACGTTCTGATCCCAATCGACAACCGACCCGGTGACCACCCCGGACCGCTCCGACAGCAGGAACACAACAAAGTCGGCGATCTCGTCCGGCTGGCCCAGCTTGCCCATCGGCAGCTTCGCGGCGGCCTCCTCACGCCAGTCGTCCCCGGCGCCGTGGAAGGCGCGCTGTGTCGCGTCCTCACCCTCCGTCGCCGTCCAGCCGATGTTCAGCCCGTTGATCCGGATCCGGTCCCACCGGTGCGCGTGCGCGGCGTTGCGGGTCAGGCCGATCAGCCCGGCCTTGGCGGCGACGTACGGCGCCAGGAACGGCTGCCCGCCGTGCGCCGACGAGGTGATGATGTTGACGATCGTGCCGGGTGCCTGACGCGCGACCATGTCCGCGACCGCCGCCTGCATGGCGAAGAACGGCCCCTTGAGGTTGATCGCGATGTGCTGGTCGAACAGTTCGGGCGTGGTGTCCAGCAGCGTCCCCCGGGAGGTCAGCCCGGCGGAGTTCACGAGGCAGTCGACACGGCCGTACGTCTCCACGACTCGGGCCACGGAGGCCTTCGCCTGCCCGGCGTCCGACAGGTCGGCCCGGACGAACACGGCCTTGCCGCCCGCGGCGGTCAGCTCCGCCACCAGGGCCTCGCCGGGCCCGGGGCGCCGCCCGGTGACGGCCACGACCGCTCCCTCGCGGACGGCGGCCCGCGCGATGGAGGCGCCGACACCCTGGCTGCCGCCGTTGACCAGGACGACCTTGTCGTCGAGAAGTCCCATGAGATTCCTCAGCTCTCTCGCCGTGCGGTACCGGCCCGCAGCTCCGCGCGGAGCGCCTCCGGCGTCCATTCCTCGTACAGGGCCCGCCGTACGAGATCCGCCTGCGAGGACGGGGCCAGGCCGTCGACCGGCGGGTCGCTGTCGAGGTTGGTGGGGAAGGGGTAGCCCTCGGCGCTCGCCGCGATGACGTTGGCCAGCCACGCGTCGCTCGCGCCCTCGGCCTTCCGCTTCAGCAGCACGGGGTACACCGCGTTGGTCACGGCCTCCCGGTCCACCGTCTCCATCGCGCGCCCGAACGCGGACGACACCTGCAACAGGTTGGCCATGCGCCGGATGTCCGGCGAGCGGTTGGTGCCGGCGGCGTGGAAGAGGGCCGGGTTGAAGAAGACCGCGTCGCCTTTCGCGAGCGGCAGCTGCACCTGGTGCGCGTCGAAGTACGCCCGGAACTCCGGGAGCCGCCAGGCGAGATAGCCCGGCCCGTACTTCTGCGAGTGCGGCAGATACATCGTCGGCCCCGACTCCACCGGCATGTCGCAGTGCGCGACCGCGCCCTGGAGGGTCAGGACCGGGGAGAGGCGGTGCACGTGCCCGGGGTAGGCGGCGGCGACCTCGTTGGAGAGGAAGCCCAGATGGTAGTCGCGATGCGCGGTCTGGGCGGCGCCGCCCGGGTTGACCACGTTGAGCTGCGAGGTGACCTGGTAGCCGGGGCCCAGCCAGGCCGTCGCCACCAGGGCGAGGACGTCGTTGGCGTAGTAGTCGGCGAACGCCTCCGCGTCGTACAGGGCCGCCTTCTCCAGCGCGTTCCACACCCGGTCGTTGGCGCCCGGCTTCGCGAAGTGGTCACCGGCCGTCGCGCCCGAGGCCCGCTGCTCGGCGATCAGGGCGTCGAACACGGCGGTGGCCCGGTCCACGACCGCCGGGTCGGGAAAGGCACCCCGGAAGACGACGATGCCGGGCCCCTCGGCGAGCGCGCGCACCAGCTCGGCCTGGACCACCCGGTCGCCTTCGAGCAGGCCGGTGTCGTAGACCGGCACGTTCCGCTCCACGGCCGAGGCGTGCGGATAGTCGGCGGGGTCCGTCGCCCGTTCGACCAGCGCGCGGAACGCGTCGAGATCGCAGTCCTGCTCGGACAGCCAGACGCGGGGGTGTACGGAAGTGAAGGACATCGTCGTCCCTTCGGGGTCACGGAGCGACGGAGCCCTGTCATTCTTGTCAGTACAAACCCCTCGAACAACCAGCAGGCAGCCATCAAAAACCCCTCAAGGAGCCGGCGCATGGGCCACCCGTTCCCGATCCGGGAGATCGCACGTCAGGCGGGCCTGAGCGAGGCGACCGTCGACCGGGTCCTCAACGGCCGGGGCGGGGTCCGGGAGAGCACCGCGCGGGAGGTGCACCGGGCGATAGCCGACCTGGACCGGCAGCGCACGCAGGTCCGGCTCGTGGGCCGGACGTTCATGGTCGACATCGTGATGCAGGCGCCCGAGCGTTTCACCACCGCGATCCGCGCCGCCCTGGAGGCCGAGCTGCCGTCCCTTCACCCGGCGGTGCTGCGCTCCCGCTTCCACTTCCGCGAGACGGGCCCGGTCGGGGAACTGGTGCGGACCCTGGACCGGATCGCCCGGCGCGGCTCGCAGGGCGTGATCCTCAAGGCCCCGGACGTCCCCGAGGTCACCGCCGCCGTCGGCCGCCTCGAAGCCGCCGGCATCCCGGTCGTGACCCTGGTGACCGACCTGCCCGCCAGCGCCCGCCTCGCCTACGTCGGCATCGACGACCGGGCGGCGGGCGCGACGGCCGCGTATCTGACGGGCCAGTGGCTGGGGGAGCGCCCGGGCAACATCCTCACCAGCCTCAGCAGCGGCTTCTTCCGCAACGAGGAGGAGCGCGAGATGGGATTCCGCAGCGCCATGCGAGCCCGGCACCCCGAGCGCACCCTGGTCGAGATCGCCGAGGGGCAGGGGCTGGACGCCACCCAGTACGACCTCGTCCGGGCCGCGCTGGAACGCGACCCGGACATCCGCGCGGTGTACTCGATCGGCGGCGGCAACATCGCCACGCTGAAGGCCTTCGACGACCTCGGCCGCGAGTGCGCCGTGTTCGTCGCGCACGACCTCGACCACGACAACACCCGGCTGCTGCGCGCGCACCGCCTGTCCGCCGTGCTCCACCACGACCTGCGCCAGGACGTGCGCGAGGCCTGTCATGTCGTCATGCGGGCGCACGGGGCCCTGCCGGCCGCGGGGCCGACCCTGCCCTCGGCGATCCAGGTGGTGACGCCGTACAACATGCCCACGCCCGTACGGTGACACCGGCGGTGCCGCCCTGGCGTGTATCCCCGCTCGGCACCACCCGGCTGCCTACCGTCGTGCGCATGCGGAAATCGACCCCGGACGGCCCGCCCGACCGACTGCTGGCACTCTCCGACGGGGTGTTCGCCATCGCCATCACCCTGCTGGTCCTGGACCTTTCCGTGCCCCGCGGGCTCGACACCGCGGAGTACCACCGCGCTCTGCGCGAGCTTCTCCCGGACCTGGGGGCCTACGCACTCAGCGTGGTGGTGCTGGCCGGTTTCTGGCGCGATCACCGCCGGATCTTCCGCTCCGTCCGGCAGGTCGACGGACAGGTGATCTCGCTGACCGTGCTCGGCCTGGGCGTGGCGGCTCTGCTGCCCTTCCCCACCAGGCTGATCTCGGACTACGGCGGCGAACCCGCCTCGGTCGCCATCTATGCGGCGGCCGTCGCGGCGCTCGGCGCCAGCCACCTCTCGCTGGCCACCGTGCTCGCGGTCCGCCCCTGGCTGCGCGGCGGCGCGGTGCCGGAAGAAGGCTTCCGGCTCTACGGCCTCGACATGGCCACGACGGTGGCGGTCTTCCTCGTCACCATCCCGCTGGCTCTGACGATCGGGGTCGCGGCCATGTGGTGGTGGCTCGTCCTCTTCCCGGCCAAATACGCACTCACCCGATGGGTCCGCAAGCCCTCCGCGGGCCGCTGACCGTCACCGCCGCGCGTCCACGGCCACCCAGGCCCCGCTCGCCACCGACCGGGACACGGCGTCCAGGACGGCCGCGCTCTGCACGGCGTCCGTGAGCGTGGCCCCGTGCGGGGCGCCCTCGGCGATCGAGCGCAGGAAGCGGTGAGCCTCGATCACCTTCAGGTCGTCGTAGCCCATGGCGTTCGCCGCGCCGGGCTGGAAGGCGGCGAACTCGCCGTGGCCCGGACCCACGTAGACCGTGCTGACGGACTGGTCCTGGTACGTCGTGCCCCGGCTGATCCCCAGCTCGTTCATGCGGCGGAAGTCCCAGAACACCGCGCCCTTGGTGCCGTGCACCTCGAAGCCGTAGTTGTTCTGCTCGCCGACCGAGACCCGGCAGGCCTCCAGCACACCGCGCGCCCCGGAGGCGAAGCGCAGCAGGCAGCTGACGTAGTCCTCGTTCTCCACCGGGCCGAGTTCGCCGCCGGAGGCGCGGCTGTGGCCCGCTGTCGCCCCGGTCGGACGGGCCCGCTCCGGCAGGAAGATCGCCGTGTCGGCCGTCAGGGACGTGATGTCGCCCAGCAGGTGACGGGCCAGGTCCGCGCCGTGCGAGGCCAGGTCGCCCAGCACGCCGCTGCCGCCCCGCTCCCGCTCGTACCGCCAGGTCAGCGCGCCCTCGGGATGGGCCGCGTAGTCGCTGAACAGCCGGACGCGGACATGCGTGACCGTGCCGATCTCCCCCGAGGAGATCAGCTCGCGGGCGGCCTCGACCGCGGGCGCGTTGCGGTAGTTGAAGCCGACGGTGCCCTGCACATCCGCCTCGGCCACCGCGTCCGCCACCGCACGCGCGTCCTCGGCGGTCAGACCCACCGGCTTCTCGATCCAGATGTGCTTGCCCGCCTCGGCCATGGCGACGCCGATCTCGCGGTGCAGGAAGTTCGGCGCGGTGATGCTGACCGCCTGCACCCGGGGGTCGGCGGCCACCTCGCGCCAGTCCCGCGTGGTCGACGCGAACCCGAACTGCGCGGCGGCCTCCTCGGCCCGGCCCGGCACCTCCTCGGCGACCGTGACCAGCGTGGGAACGAGGGGCAGCTGCGGATAGTGGTGCCGCACGCGCGCGTACGCCTGGGTGTGCACCCGCCCCATCCAGCCGAAACCGACGACGGCGACGCCGAGCGTGTCCACCATGAGAGCCCCTCTTTGGACCGTTCCAGAACCTGTCCATCCCACCCTGGGCGGGGTCTGACGTCGCTGTCAACCCTTTGACAAGGCGGCGACCCGCATGGAACGGTCCATCTCATGAGACCGCCGACGATCCGCGACGTTGCCGAACGGGCCGGCGTCTCCAAGTCGCTGGTCTCCCTGGTGCTGCGCGGCTCCGACCAGGTGCGCCCCGAGAAGCGCGAGGCCGTCCTCCGCGCCGCCCAGGAGCTCGGCTACCGGCCCAACGCCGCCGCGCGCAGCCTCAGCGAGCAGCGCACCCGTACCGTCGGCGTCCTGCTGAACGACCTGCGCAACCCCTGGTTCGTCGACCTCCTCGACGGCCTGAACTCCCTCCTGCACGCCAATGGCCTGCAGATGCTGCTCGCGGACGCCCGCCTCAACCGCCGCACCGGCCAGGACCCGGCCGATCCGCTCCTGGACCTCCGCGTCGACGGCCTGGTCGTGGTCGGCACCCTGCCCGACCCGGCGGCCCTCGGGGCGGTGGCCGAGCGCATCCCGGTCGTGCTGGCCGGCTCGCGCGAACCGGCGCCGCCGGGCGTCGACATCGTGGCGGGCGACGACGAACGGGGCGCCCGTCTGGTCGCCGAGCACCTGATCGGTCTCGGACACCGCCGTATCGCGCACATCGCGGGCTACGGCGCGGTGGGCGAGCTGCGGCGCGGCAGCTTCGAGGCGACGATGCGCCGGCACGGCCTCGCGGACCAGGTGGTGGTCGAGCCGAGCGACATGACCGAGGAGGGCGGCTACCGCACGACCGTCCGGCTGCTCAGCCGCCCCGAGCGGCCCACGGCCGTCTTCGCCGTCAACGACATCGCCGCCATCGGCGCACTCTCGGCCGCCGAGGAACTGGGGCTGCGCGTCCCGCGCGACCTGTCCGTCGTCGGCTACGACAACACGAGCATCGCCCGGCTGCGGCACGTGTGGCTTACGACGGTCGACAACACGAGCCATGAGGTCGGCCGCCGCGCGGCCCGCTGTCTCCTGGAGCGCTTCGAAGGCGCCTGCCGAGAGGGCCGGGTCCAACTCGCCACGCCCACCCTGGAGATCCGGGGATCGACAGCGCCGGCGCCCTGATCGCGCACCTCGCTGCCGGACGCCCCGTACCTGGCGACCGTCCGCCGGCTCCCGGCCCGCCTTCCCGGTCACCTCGGGCGCCCCGGAGGCGATCTGCTCGGGTGCGAGGGACTCGGGTTCGAGTTACGGCCGGACCGGGCGGACACTCCGTCGCCTCGCCGACCGCGACGGGGTCCGTCTGCGCTCAATACGGCGGACTACGACGTCGCCACCTGACCGGCGCCTTGACAGGCGGCACACTGACAGGGCTCCGGTGTCCGTCTCAACCCCTGTGCCGTGGTCGGGAGTTCCCGCCGACTCGCGTATTGTTTGCGGCATATGCCCGGGAGTTGAGATGCGCGAGGCATGCGATCGCGCAGGCGAAGGGGAACAGCACGTGGACGAGACGCGGCACCGACCCGTCCGGCGAGCCGAACTGACCGGAGGTGCCTGCACCGCTCTCCTGGCCGTCGCGGCGTTCGCGGGCCATGCCACCAAGGCGGGGCTCCCCTGGTGGGCCGTTCTCGCCGTCGCCGTCTCGACAGCGAGCCTCGCCGGCTGGACCGGTGCCCACCTCGGTCGCGGGCGACGGCCCTGGGGGGAATCCACGGAGCCCGGCGAGCAGATCCTCAACACGCACCCGCTCCTCGCTCCACGCCCCGAGCACCTGCCGCCCCAGGGGCCGCGAGGCTGAGCCCCTCACATGGGGTAGTGTTGAACCGCGTGATCAGGCGGTTCACCCGCGTGAGACGCGACGGGACGTGGCGCAGCTTGGTAGCGCACTTGACTGGGGGTCAAGGGGTCGCAGGTTCAAATCCTGTCGTCCCGACTGTGCGGAAACGCAGGTCGCAGGCCGTTCTCTCATCCATGAGAGAGCGGCCTTTCGTGCTTCGGTGGCGTGGTGGTCGCGACACTCAAGGGGAGCAGGTGCCCGAGCCGACGAACTGGCGCGTGTCGGTGTACGCGTCGTGGACCGCGACGGCCCACCGTGTGTAGTTCCAGCTCTTGTCGCTGTTGAACTCGCCGGTGAGTTTGCGGCAGACCGCCGCTTCGACGGCGCCTTCGAGGTTGGACTGGGAAGCGCGGCTGGACGGCGCGGCCGACGACGCCTGGCGTGGTCGAGGACGTCACCCACCCCCGATGAGGCGACGTCCTCGACCGCTCCCCCCGGTGCCGGACTGTGGCTCAGATGTCCGCGCGGCGGGTCCGTGCCGTCACCAGCACATCACCGCCGTCTCGCCGGAACCCCAGGCGGAGTACAGGCGTACGCGGACGACGTAGCGGCGGCCCTTGACGAGCCGGGCGCTGATCGTGGCGTTGTGCGCAGTTCCTCCGTCGTCCTGCCCGGCGAGGTAGCGGGGTTCCCCGTCCCGCTCCTCGAAGACCACGACGACGGCATCGCTGTCGCCGAAGGTGCCCAGCGTGTACGTGCGGGTCTGAGGCGGGTCGACGACGAAGTCGGCCTGTTCGCCGGGCCCGAGACCGAGCGGTGCCGAGCGGAACGGCACCAGCGCGGGCGGGCCCGCCGGAGGTACCGGCGGATACCAGCGGAGCGCGAACTCCTTGTCGGCGGCGGACAGGGTGCCGGGCGGGCTCAGACCCGCACGGTACTGCTCCGGCTCCAGGACCAGCCCCGACGAGAACGGATACTCCATGATCGACTGAGGGTCCCAGACGGAGCCGTTGGCCTCGTCCGGGTCGAGCTTGCGCAGGATGTTGTAGTGCGTGCGCTCCCGGCTCCAGTGGTGGGGCGGGCCCGCCAGTTCGGCGTACACGGCCTCGTCGTCCCAGTGAAGACCGGCGAACGGGCTCTGGTGCTCGTGCAGCATGCCGAGCGCGTGCCCGATCTCGTGCAGGGCCGTCCCGCGCTCCTCGGGCGCGGTCAGGTCCCAGCCGAAGTTCATGGTGCGCTCGTGCAGGCCGGCCTGCAGTGCGTCCCGGCCCACCGCCGACCAGGAGCCGGCGCCGAGCTGGAACCCGATGCGCAGTTCGGCCTCCGAGCGCTCGTCGACCTCGGCGAAGGCGATCCCGATGCCGAGGTCCCGCCACTCGTCGAAGCACTCGCGCACCACGTCCCGCTGTTCCTTGGTGCCGGCCCACGAGACCCGTCGCGTCATCCCCGTCCCCGGCACGGGGATGACGGACGCGTCGGTGTCACGGTCGACGAAGCAGTAGTGCAGGACCGTGCCGTTGACCCACATCCGCCGCCCGCTGGTGAGCGCGCTCAGCCGTTCGGCTGCCAGCCCCGGTGCGAAGGCGGGCGCCGGCGCCTGTGCCAGCGAGCAGTAGCGTGCGGTCATGGCCACAGCCTGCCCCGCGGCCGGTCCCTGGCGCCTGAGTCGGGGGCTACTCAAGTCGCCCTGTATCAGAAGTGAGTAGCCGCGCTCATGTCGGTGTGACGACTTACGAGCGGGACGCGACGACGCTGGAGCCGCCCTGGCCGTTCGCCGGGCGGGAGGACGAACTGGAGCTGGTCCGCCGGTCCCTGGCCGGCGCACGCCGCGGCATCGTGGTGACGGGCCCGGCGGGCTGCGGCAAGACC
This region of Streptomyces caelestis genomic DNA includes:
- a CDS encoding ATP-binding cassette domain-containing protein, with the protein product MTSNETGTHGAVLMDTPPEGDRPLVELRGAGKSYGNIRALHGVDLKVFPNQVTCVLGDNGAGKSTLIKIVSGLHQHTEGEFLVDGEPVRFSTPREALDKGIATVYQDLAVVPLMPVWRNFFLGSEMTKGPWPVRRLDIERMKKTADEELRNMGIVLDDMEQPIGTLSGGQRQCVAIARAVYFGARVLILDEPTAALGVKQSGVVLKYIAAAREKGLGVIFITHNPHHAYMVGDHFSVLRLGTMELSASRSEVSLEELTNHMAGGTELASLKHELAQVRGVDVEELPEEGDLTAPVATSSEGKS
- a CDS encoding sugar phosphate isomerase/epimerase family protein, which translates into the protein MALALDRIRVGSAPDSWGVWFPDDPQQVPWERFLDEVTEAGYSWIELGPYGYLPTDPARLTDEVTKRNLKVSAGTIFCGLHRGPSEWDSTWEQVSRVAALTQAMDAKHLVVIPSFWRDDKTAEILEPPELTTEQWRNLTTGMERLGREVKDTYGLDIVVHPHADTHIDTEEHVEQFLDSTDSDAVNLCLDTGHYAYCGGDSVKLIETYGERIGYLHLKQVDPDILADVVKNEMPFGPAVARGVMCEPPAGVPELGPVLTAAQKLGVDLFAIVEQDMYPCEPDKPLPIAVRTRKFLRSCGA
- a CDS encoding Gfo/Idh/MocA family protein, which gives rise to MTERATLGVAVIGTGRMGADHVRRLHEVTSGARVVAVADVDAERAKAVAARVDGCTAHTDPAAALAAADVDAVLIASPGPAHEATLLAAFERDLPVLCEKPLTPDAASALRVLQAELRLGHRRVQVGFMRRYDPEYAKLRALLTTGQLGRPLMLHNRHRNVASPPFFTSSMLISDSVAHEADVTRWLLDHEITAVTVLRPAPSANAPDGLRDPQFVVFETDGGALSDVEIFVNCGFGYQVQAEVVCERGTARIGDGHALVTNMAGRWGGTIAQDWTERFETAYDRQIQTWVDATRRGEVTGPSVWDGYAAAAVCEAGVRALEDGGRVEVELVEKPALYA
- a CDS encoding Gfo/Idh/MocA family protein, which translates into the protein MRIGILGLGRIGAFHAETLSGLDAVESLVVTDPFADAAKAAAERFGAEVVDSPEALLAAGVDGIVVAAATDAHPALILAGVEAGIPVFCEKPVAKTMSEGVEVLKAVQGKDVPIQIGYNRRFDTGFVNARAAVQSGELGTLHTVRSTTLDPAPPPAAYIAASGGIFRDCSVHDFDIIRWVTGREVTEVYAVGGNRGADFIKEAGDADTTGAILTLDDGTIAVVSNSRHNARGYDVRMEIHGFTDSIAVGLEDKLPLRSVEPGVTFPAGTPHDFFMDRFTEAYRAELTAFTEVVAGTRPSPCTIEDALEAGWIAEACTLSLHEHRPVTIEEVRQA
- a CDS encoding SDR family oxidoreductase, with protein sequence MGLLDDKVVLVNGGSQGVGASIARAAVREGAVVAVTGRRPGPGEALVAELTAAGGKAVFVRADLSDAGQAKASVARVVETYGRVDCLVNSAGLTSRGTLLDTTPELFDQHIAINLKGPFFAMQAAVADMVARQAPGTIVNIITSSAHGGQPFLAPYVAAKAGLIGLTRNAAHAHRWDRIRINGLNIGWTATEGEDATQRAFHGAGDDWREEAAAKLPMGKLGQPDEIADFVVFLLSERSGVVTGSVVDWDQNVLGGLD
- a CDS encoding phytanoyl-CoA dioxygenase family protein; amino-acid sequence: MSFTSVHPRVWLSEQDCDLDAFRALVERATDPADYPHASAVERNVPVYDTGLLEGDRVVQAELVRALAEGPGIVVFRGAFPDPAVVDRATAVFDALIAEQRASGATAGDHFAKPGANDRVWNALEKAALYDAEAFADYYANDVLALVATAWLGPGYQVTSQLNVVNPGGAAQTAHRDYHLGFLSNEVAAAYPGHVHRLSPVLTLQGAVAHCDMPVESGPTMYLPHSQKYGPGYLAWRLPEFRAYFDAHQVQLPLAKGDAVFFNPALFHAAGTNRSPDIRRMANLLQVSSAFGRAMETVDREAVTNAVYPVLLKRKAEGASDAWLANVIAASAEGYPFPTNLDSDPPVDGLAPSSQADLVRRALYEEWTPEALRAELRAGTARRES